From Schizosaccharomyces pombe strain 972h- genome assembly, chromosome: II, the proteins below share one genomic window:
- the ale1 gene encoding MBOAT family O-acyltransferase, with amino-acid sequence MAYLIDIPFEYFSSFLGVHPDQLKLLFCFLSAYPFAGILKRLPSAPWIRNLFSISIGLFYLIGVHHLYDGVLVLLFDALFTYFVAAFYRSSRMPWIIFIVILGHTFSSHVIRYIYPSENTDITASQMVLCMKLTAFAWSVYDGRLPSSELSSYQKDRALRKIPNILYFLGYVFFFPSLLVGPAFDYVDYERFITLSMFKPLADPYEKQITPHSLEPALGRCWRGLLWLILFITGSSIYPLKFLLTPKFASSPILLKYGYVCITAFVARMKYYGAWELSDGACILSGIGYNGLDSSKHPRWDRVKNIDPIKFEFADNIKCALEAWNMNTNKWLRNYVYLRVAKKGKRPGFKSTLSTFTVSAMWHGVSAGYYLTFVSAAFIQTVAKYTRRHVRPFFLKPDMETPGPFKRVYDVIGMVATNLSLSYLIISFLLLNLKESIHVWKELYFIVHIYILIALAVFNSPIRSKLDNKIRSRVNSYKLKSYEQSMKSTSDTDMLNMSVPKREDFENDE; translated from the coding sequence TCGGCTCCATGGATTAGAAacttattttcaataagCATAGgtttattttatctcaTTGGTGTTCATCATCTTTACGATGGCGTTTTAGTTTTGCTATTTGACGCTTTGTTCACATATTTCGTGGCCGCGTTTTATCGATCGTCACGAATGCCATGGATCATATTTATAGTAATCCTTGGCCATACATTTAGCAGCCATGTTATTCGGTACATTTACCCTTCAGAAAATACTGATATTACTGCTTCACAAATGGTACTATGTATGAAGCTTACAGCGTTTGCCTGGTCTGTTTACGACGGTCGTCTTCCTTCAAGTGAATTATCTTCTTATCAAAAAGACCGCGCGTTGAGAAAGATTCCTAATATCTTGTATTTCCTTGGATAcgtatttttctttccctCATTACTTGTTGGTCCAGCTTTTGATTATGTTGATTACGAAAGGTTTATAACCCTTTCTATGTTTAAGCCTTTGGCTGATCCTTATGAAAAACAGATAACACCACACAGTTTGGAACCAGCCTTAGGTCGTTGCTGGCGAGGTCTGTTGTGgctgattttatttattaccGGAAGCTCAATCTATCCTTTAAAGTTTCTACTTACACCTAAGTTTGCTTCCTCCCCTATTTTGCTAAAATATGGATACGTTTGCATAACTGCTTTTGTTGCAAGAATGAAATATTATGGCGCATGGGAACTTTCTGACGGTGCATGTATATTGTCAGGCATTGGTTATAATGGCCTGGATTCTTCTAAGCATCCTCGTTGGGATCGAGTGAAGAATATTGACCCTATTAAGTTCGAATTCGCAGATAATATCAAATGTGCTCTTGAGGCTTGGAACATGAATACCAATAAATGGCTTCGAAATTACGTTTATTTGAGAGTTGCAAAGAAGGGAAAGCGTCCAGGGTTCAAAAGTACGCTAAGCACATTCACTGTTAGTGCAATGTGGCATGGAGTTTCTGCTGGATATTATTTGACTTTTGTTTCCGCAGCCTTTATCCAAACAGTTGCAAAATACACGCGTCGCCATGTTCGCCCATTTTTCCTTAAACCAGATATGGAAACTCCTGGGCCTTTTAAGCGAGTCTATGATGTTATTGGTATGGTAGCAACAAACCTCTCTCTCTCCTATCTAATTATCtctttccttcttttgaatCTAAAAGAATCAATACACGTTTGGAAAGAGctatattttattgtgcatatatatatattgatAGCTCTGGCTGTGTTCAATTCCCCAATAAGGTCGAAATTAGATAATAAGATACGATCCAGAGTCAACAGCTATAAACTAAAAAGTTACGAACAATCTATGAAATCCACTAGTGATACGGACATGTTAAATATGTCGGTGCCCAAAAGagaagattttgaaaatgatgaatGA
- the eso1 gene encoding mitotic cohesin N-acetyltransferase/DNA polymerase eta Eso1 fusion protein, which produces MELGKSKFSWKDLQYCDKAGTQNSPLRVVAHIDQDAFYAQVESVRLGLDHSVPLAVQQWQGLIAVNYAARAANISRHETVTEAKKKCPELCTAHVKTWKAGESEAKYHENPNPNYYKTCLDPYRHESVKILNIIKKHAPVVKKASIDECFIELTSDVKRIVLEEYPYLKIPSEDSNVALPQAPVLLWPAEFGMVIEEEVVDRTKEDYERDWDDVFLFYAAKIVKEIRDDIYLQLKYTCSAGVSFNPMLSKLVSSRNKPNKQTILTKNAIQDYLVSLKITDIRMLGGKFGEEIINLLGTDSIKDVWNMSMDFLIDKLGQTNGPLVWNLCHGIDNTEITTQVQIKSMLSAKNFSQQKVKSEEDAINWFQVFASDLRSRFLELEGMRRPKTICLTVVSRFLRKSRSSQIPMNVDISTQFIVEATSKLLRQLQQEFDVYPISNLSISFQNIIEVDRNSRGIEGFLKKSNDEIYMSTSVSPSIEGRAKLLNENMRENNSFELSSEKDIKSPKRLKRGKGKGIFDMLQQTAVSKPTENSADETYTCEECEQKITLSERNEHEDYHIALSISRKERYNNLVPPSHDKPKQVKPKTYGRKTGSKHYAPLSDETNNKRAFLDAFLGNGGNLTPNWKKQTPKAISNSSDNMTQLHLDLANSTVTCSECSMEYNSTSEEDILLHSRFHSRVLGGVTVSFQCSPIYRVNYGLSSDCIYSINSESSLIDQRKAEEALSFVNNELSSEPIETIGVDKYTTFLFISDKKCVGLLLAERISSAYIVDELELNNNNSTSSAVYIKNENLRKGFVLGISRIWVSASRRKQGIASLLLDNALKKFIYGYVISPAEVAFSQPSESGKQFIISWHRSRNNGSSKSLRYAVYES; this is translated from the coding sequence ATGGAATTAGgcaaaagcaaattctCTTGGAAGGACTTGCAATATTGTGATAAAGCAGGTACACAAAATTCACCGTTAAGGGTTGTAGCTCATATTGATCAGGATGCTTTTTACGCTCAAGTCGAAAGTGTTCGCCTAGGATTAGACCATTCAGTTCCCCTTGCTGTTCAACAATGGCAAGGGCTTATTGCTGTAAACTACGCAGCCCGTGCAGCGAATATTTCACGCCATGAAACAGTTActgaagcaaaaaagaaatgtcCAGAGCTTTGTACCGCTCATGTAAAAACTTGGAAAGCTGGGGAGTCAGAGGCTAAGTACCATGAAAACCCAAATCCTAACTACTATAAAACCTGTTTAGATCCTTATCGGCACGAAAGCGTTAAGATTCTTAACATCATAAAGAAACATGCGCCTGTGGTTAAGAAGGCTAGTATTGACGAATGTTTTATTGAACTTACGAGTGATGTTAAACGGATTGTGTTGGAGGAATATCCTTACTTGAAAATTCCCTCTGAGGACTCAAATGTTGCTTTGCCGCAGGCTCCAGTGCTACTATGGCCTGCTGAGTTTGGAATGGtcattgaagaagaagttgTAGATAGAACGAAAGAAGATTATGAAAGGGATTGGGatgatgtttttttattttacgcTGCAAAAATCGTGAAAGAAATTCGCGATGATATATACTTGCAACTCAAATACACGTGCTCAGCAGGAGTTTCTTTTAACCCAATGCTTTCAAAGCTTGTCAGCTCGCGTAATAAACCAAACAAGCAAACTATTTTAACGAAAAATGCAATTCAAGATTATTTAGTGTCATTAAAGATTACTGATATAAGAATGCTGGGCGGAAAATTTGgagaagaaataattaatttattaggAACAGATTCTATTAAGGATGTTTGGAATATGAGTATGGACTTTTTGATAGATAAGCTTGGTCAAACTAACGGTCCACTCGTTTGGAATTTGTGCCATGGAATTGATAACACTGAGATTACTACACAAGTTCAGATTAAATCAATGTTGTCggctaaaaatttttctcaGCAAAAAGTGAAGTCTGAAGAAGATGCAATTAACTGGTTTCAAGTATTCGCATCTGATCTTCGATCACGATTCCTTGAACTTGAAGGAATGAGAAGGCCCAAGACCATTTGTTTGACTGTTGTATCAAGATTTCTGAGAAAGTCAAGGTCAAGTCAAATACCTATGAATGTTGATATTAGCACTCAGTTTATTGTTGAAGCAACATCCAAACTGTTGCGTCAACTGCAACAGGAATTCGATGTATATCCGATTTCAAACTTATCTATTAGCTTTCAAAACATCATAGAGGTTGATCGTAATTCTAGGGGAATTGAgggttttttaaaaaagtccAATGATGAAATCTACATGTCTACTTCTGTTTCACCTTCTATTGAGGGACGCGCTAAATTATTGAACGAAAATATGAGGgaaaataattcttttgaaTTATCTTCGGAAAAAGATATAAAGTCACCTAAAAGGTTGAAAAGAGGTAAAGGTAAAGGGATTTTTGATATGCTACAACAGACCGCTGTTTCTAAACCAACGGAGAATTCAGCTGATGAAACTTACACGTGTGAAGAATGCGAACAGAAAATTACTTTATCCGAAAGAAATGAACATGAAGATTATCATATAGCTCTCTCCATTTCGAGAAAAGAACGCTATAATAACTTAGTACCGCCATCCCATGATAAACCTAAGCAAGTAAAGCCTAAAACATATGGAAGGAAAACCGGTAGCAAGCATTATGCACCTTTATCCGATGAAACAAACAACAAAAGAGCATTTTTGGACGCATTTTTAGGAAACGGTGGAAATCTGACACcaaattggaaaaagcAAACGCCAAAAGCAATTTCCAACAGCTCAGACAACATGACCCAGTTACACTTAGATTTGGCTAATTCCACCGTAACTTGTTCAGAATGTTCTATGGAGTACAATTCAACGAGCGAAGAAGATATTTTGCTTCATTCTAGGTTTCATTCTCGGGTTCTAGGAGGTGTTACTGTGTCCTTTCAATGCTCTCCTATTTATCGCGTTAACTATGGTTTGAGTTCCGATTGCATATACAGCATAAATTCAGAAAGCTCATTAATTGATCAAAGAAAAGCAGAGGAAGCTTTATCTTTCGTAAATAACGAACTTTCAAGTGAGCCTATTGAAACAATTGGGGTAGATAAATATACCACATTTCTATTCATATCAGATAAGAAATGTGTCGGATTACTTCTGGCAGAGCGTATATCTTCTGCATACATAGTCGATGAACTTGAACTCAACAACAACAATAGCACCTCTTCCGCagtatatataaaaaacgaaaatcTACGAAAGGGGTTTGTATTGGGTATTTCCAGGATTTGGGTATCAGCTTCAAGACGCAAACAAGGGATAGCAAGTTTACTATTAGAcaatgctttaaaaaaattcatttacgGTTACGTTATATCGCCTGCAGAAGTTGCTTTTAGTCAGCCTAGTGAAAGTGGTAAACAGTTCATTATTTCGTGGCATCGTTCTCGAAACAATGGTTCTTCGAAGTCACTTCGATATGCTGTTTATGAAAGTTGA